A window from Corynebacterium singulare encodes these proteins:
- the infB gene encoding translation initiation factor IF-2, with protein MPGKLRVHELAKQLGVTSKELLATLKEQGEFVKTASSTIEPPVVKKMRAHYEAKEAQSGEKKDKPAASGSSAPKPAAKKSAENKPAEKKPAKPAAPKPGAAAPKPGAAAPKPGAGAPKPGAAAPKPGAAAPKPGAGAPKPGAQQKSSAKGGERGATPRSMPKPGGTRRVANNPFSTGGSSGDRPTPGPRPGGSKGQRSGAKPGDNRGGKGGGRPQGDGNKGGGGRRPSPAMMPSHPNPASMPSKSSGGGGGGGRGRGGRGGPGHGGPGGGPGGFRGGRGGRRGGTAGAFGRPGGAPRRGKKSKRQKRHEFEEQQKHEVGGVRLPDGGGKTVRLRRGASLADFAEKIGADPAALVQALFNLGEMVTATASVSEDTLQLLGSEINYDVQVVSPEDEDRELLESFDLQFGQDEGGEEALEKRPPVVTVMGHVDHGKTRLLDTIRKTNEGAGEADGITQGIGAYQTVVDLEDGPRTITFLDTPGHEAFTAMRARGAKSTDLAILVVAADDGVMPQTVEAINHAKAADIPVVVAVNKIDKPEAQPDKIRGQLTEYGLIPEEYGGDTMFVDISAKNNINIDELLEAVILTADAALELTANPDMDAQGAAIEAHLDRGRGPVATVIIQRGTLHIGDSIVVGDSHGRVRRMLDEFGQDVEEAGPSRPVQVQGLNGVPGAGDNLLVVEDDRVARQIAAQRDARKRSALQAKARKRVSLEDLDAVLKETSTLNLILKGDNAGSVEALEDALLDIEVGDEVQLNIIDRGVGAVTQTNVSLAAASDAVIIAFNVRAEGKATEEANAEGVDVRYYTVIYRAIEEVEAALKGMLKPIYEERDTGAAEIRALFKSSAVGTIAGCMVTEGKVKRNGKVRLVRDGNVITTDAKIESLRHEKDDANEINAGYECGMVLSYPDIQVGDIIQAYEEVEVPRD; from the coding sequence GTGCCCGGAAAGCTACGTGTACACGAGTTGGCAAAGCAGCTCGGTGTAACCAGCAAGGAACTACTCGCCACGCTGAAAGAACAGGGCGAGTTCGTGAAAACCGCATCCTCGACCATCGAGCCTCCGGTGGTTAAGAAGATGCGCGCGCACTACGAAGCTAAGGAAGCTCAGAGCGGCGAGAAGAAGGATAAGCCTGCAGCTTCCGGCTCCAGTGCGCCTAAGCCTGCAGCAAAGAAGTCTGCAGAGAACAAACCGGCAGAGAAGAAGCCCGCTAAGCCCGCTGCGCCGAAGCCAGGTGCTGCAGCTCCGAAGCCGGGCGCCGCTGCTCCGAAGCCAGGTGCTGGCGCCCCCAAGCCAGGTGCCGCAGCTCCGAAGCCGGGCGCCGCAGCGCCGAAGCCAGGTGCTGGAGCCCCTAAGCCGGGCGCACAGCAGAAGAGCTCTGCTAAAGGTGGCGAGCGTGGTGCTACGCCGCGCTCCATGCCGAAGCCGGGTGGTACCCGCCGTGTAGCTAATAACCCGTTCTCTACGGGTGGCTCTAGCGGTGACCGTCCAACCCCTGGGCCGCGTCCGGGTGGCTCGAAGGGCCAGCGTTCCGGCGCTAAGCCGGGCGATAACCGCGGCGGCAAGGGTGGCGGTCGCCCGCAGGGTGACGGAAACAAGGGCGGCGGCGGTCGTCGTCCATCGCCGGCCATGATGCCGTCCCACCCGAACCCGGCAAGCATGCCGTCCAAGTCTTCCGGTGGCGGAGGAGGCGGCGGCCGTGGTCGTGGCGGCCGTGGTGGCCCGGGCCACGGTGGCCCCGGTGGCGGACCCGGCGGTTTCCGCGGTGGTCGCGGCGGTCGTCGCGGCGGCACCGCTGGTGCATTCGGCCGCCCAGGCGGCGCTCCGCGTCGCGGCAAGAAGTCGAAGCGTCAGAAGCGCCACGAGTTTGAAGAGCAGCAGAAGCACGAGGTAGGCGGCGTACGCCTGCCTGACGGCGGCGGCAAGACCGTTCGCCTGCGTCGCGGTGCTTCCTTGGCTGACTTCGCTGAGAAGATCGGCGCAGATCCAGCAGCTTTGGTTCAGGCACTCTTCAACCTTGGTGAAATGGTGACTGCAACGGCCTCCGTTTCTGAGGACACCCTGCAGCTGCTGGGCTCTGAGATTAACTACGACGTTCAGGTCGTTTCCCCAGAGGACGAAGACCGTGAGCTGCTTGAGTCCTTTGACCTTCAGTTCGGCCAGGATGAAGGTGGCGAAGAGGCTCTGGAGAAGCGCCCGCCAGTTGTCACCGTGATGGGTCACGTCGACCACGGTAAGACTCGCCTGTTGGATACCATTCGTAAGACCAACGAAGGTGCGGGTGAGGCCGACGGTATTACCCAGGGTATCGGTGCCTACCAGACCGTCGTTGACCTTGAGGACGGCCCGCGCACCATCACCTTCCTGGATACCCCGGGTCACGAGGCCTTCACCGCTATGCGTGCGCGTGGTGCGAAGTCCACGGACTTGGCTATCCTCGTCGTCGCTGCTGACGACGGTGTGATGCCGCAGACCGTGGAGGCTATTAACCACGCCAAGGCCGCAGATATCCCGGTCGTGGTGGCAGTCAACAAGATTGATAAGCCGGAGGCTCAGCCGGATAAGATTCGTGGTCAGCTCACTGAGTACGGCTTGATTCCGGAAGAATACGGCGGCGACACGATGTTCGTGGACATCTCCGCTAAGAACAACATCAACATCGATGAGCTGCTTGAGGCAGTTATTCTGACTGCTGATGCGGCTCTTGAGCTCACCGCGAACCCGGACATGGACGCTCAGGGTGCTGCCATCGAAGCACACCTCGACCGCGGCCGTGGTCCGGTGGCTACCGTCATCATTCAGCGCGGTACGCTGCACATCGGTGATTCCATCGTTGTCGGTGATTCGCATGGTCGTGTTCGTCGCATGCTTGATGAATTCGGCCAAGACGTCGAAGAGGCAGGTCCGTCCCGCCCGGTTCAGGTACAGGGCCTCAATGGCGTGCCTGGCGCAGGTGACAACCTGCTCGTGGTCGAGGATGACCGCGTTGCACGCCAGATTGCCGCACAGCGTGACGCCCGCAAGCGCTCCGCTCTGCAGGCAAAGGCCCGCAAGCGTGTGTCCCTCGAGGATCTGGATGCAGTGCTCAAGGAAACTTCGACGCTCAACCTCATCCTCAAGGGCGACAACGCCGGTTCGGTCGAGGCCCTCGAGGATGCCCTGCTGGACATCGAGGTCGGCGACGAGGTACAGCTCAACATCATCGACCGTGGTGTTGGTGCAGTGACCCAGACCAACGTTTCCCTGGCCGCGGCTTCCGACGCCGTCATCATCGCCTTCAACGTTCGCGCTGAGGGCAAGGCCACCGAGGAAGCTAACGCTGAGGGCGTCGATGTGCGCTACTACACCGTGATCTACCGTGCTATCGAAGAGGTGGAGGCTGCTCTCAAGGGCATGCTCAAGCCCATCTACGAGGAGCGCGACACCGGTGCAGCTGAAATTCGTGCGCTGTTCAAGTCCTCCGCTGTCGGCACCATCGCTGGTTGTATGGTCACCGAGGGCAAGGTCAAGCGCAATGGCAAGGTTCGCCTCGTGCGTGACGGCAACGTCATCACGACCGATGCAAAGATCGAGTCGCTGCGTCACGAGAAGGACGATGCCAACGAGATCAACGCCGGCTACGAGTGCGGTATGGTTCTGTCCTACCCGGACATCCAGGTAGGCGATATCATCCAGGCCTACGAAGAGGTCGAGGTTCCGCGCGACTAA
- a CDS encoding MATE family efflux transporter, with amino-acid sequence MTSEQPVKVTAGEVFRLAVPALGVLAAMPLYLLLDTAVVGRLGASQLASLGAAATLHSVVTTQLTFLSYGTTARASRLFGAGKREEAVAEGVQATWVAVGVGLVLATIMWLFAGVFAMWLTGSPETAEGTAQWLRIAAFAIPLTLVEMAGNGWMRGVHNTRKPLYFTLAGMIPGAIAVPIFVHVWGLPGSAVATVLGMGIIAAFFVRELRREHTGSWEVKWDVVRRQLVLGRDLIVRSMSFQVAFLSAAAVASRIGTAQLAAHQIMMQMWNFLALVLDSLAIAAQALTGAALGAGSARYARTVGTKVTLYSTTFSVALAAVLALGAGAIPRIFTTSSEVLDVISGPWWVMTFLVVIGGVLFALDGVLLGAGDAAFLRTLTLASVLLGFLPGVWLAYALGAGLVGVWGGIAAFIVIRMVGVVWRFYSMQWARI; translated from the coding sequence ATGACCTCGGAGCAACCAGTCAAGGTCACAGCCGGTGAAGTCTTTCGACTTGCTGTGCCTGCGCTCGGCGTTTTGGCGGCAATGCCGCTGTACCTTCTACTTGATACTGCTGTGGTGGGCCGTCTGGGCGCTTCCCAGTTGGCATCTCTAGGAGCGGCTGCCACGCTGCATTCCGTTGTGACTACCCAGCTCACCTTCCTGTCCTATGGCACCACGGCTCGCGCGTCGCGTCTGTTTGGAGCGGGCAAACGTGAGGAAGCAGTAGCTGAAGGTGTGCAGGCAACATGGGTCGCGGTAGGCGTGGGGCTGGTGCTGGCAACCATCATGTGGCTGTTTGCCGGTGTCTTTGCCATGTGGCTGACCGGTAGCCCAGAGACTGCTGAGGGCACCGCCCAGTGGCTGCGCATCGCGGCTTTCGCCATTCCTCTCACGCTGGTGGAAATGGCCGGAAATGGTTGGATGCGTGGTGTTCACAACACCCGGAAGCCTTTGTATTTCACCTTGGCTGGCATGATCCCAGGTGCCATCGCTGTTCCCATCTTCGTGCATGTGTGGGGGCTGCCAGGTTCAGCCGTCGCTACTGTCCTCGGCATGGGGATCATCGCGGCTTTTTTCGTGCGGGAGCTGCGCCGAGAGCACACAGGCTCCTGGGAAGTGAAGTGGGATGTTGTCCGTCGCCAGCTGGTGTTGGGCCGTGATCTTATTGTGCGGTCGATGAGTTTTCAGGTGGCCTTCCTCTCCGCGGCGGCAGTCGCCTCCCGTATCGGAACTGCTCAGCTAGCGGCACACCAGATCATGATGCAGATGTGGAACTTCCTCGCCTTGGTGCTCGATTCGCTTGCTATTGCTGCTCAAGCCCTCACTGGAGCTGCGCTCGGTGCTGGTTCCGCGCGTTATGCACGAACGGTGGGAACCAAGGTCACTCTGTACTCCACGACGTTCTCCGTGGCCTTGGCCGCTGTTTTGGCTCTCGGCGCTGGGGCGATCCCACGCATCTTCACCACGAGCTCGGAGGTCCTTGACGTGATCTCGGGGCCATGGTGGGTCATGACCTTCCTTGTGGTCATTGGAGGTGTGCTCTTTGCCCTCGATGGCGTGCTTTTGGGAGCGGGGGACGCTGCCTTCCTTCGCACGTTGACGCTGGCATCTGTGTTGCTGGGCTTCCTGCCTGGTGTGTGGCTGGCCTACGCCCTGGGTGCCGGCCTTGTTGGGGTCTGGGGAGGCATTGCAGCCTTCATCGTGATCCGCATGGTAGGCGTGGTGTGGCGCTTTTACTCCATGCAGTGGGCGCGAATCTAA
- a CDS encoding 4'-phosphopantetheinyl transferase family protein, producing the protein MLEPFLFPESARYCYVRTDESMTDLLNYNHLSPEERSVVSQAVDIRKAEFGDARWCAHRALEELNYTRGEPILRGERGMPLWPEGFTGSMTHTDGLRAAVAAPTTHVRSMGLDAEPAEPLPEHVLTMIARAGEMPQLSRLQDAGITCPDRLLFCAKEATYKTWFPMTRRWLDFDQAEIDLRLDGTLISYILARPTPVPFITGRWIIREGYVIVSASVPALNFDS; encoded by the coding sequence ATGCTTGAGCCCTTCCTATTCCCGGAGTCCGCGCGCTATTGCTACGTGCGCACGGATGAGTCGATGACGGATCTGCTGAATTACAACCATCTCTCCCCAGAGGAGCGCTCGGTGGTTTCTCAAGCAGTGGATATCCGCAAAGCGGAGTTCGGTGATGCGCGCTGGTGCGCACATCGCGCCCTCGAAGAATTGAATTACACCCGCGGTGAGCCCATCTTGCGCGGCGAGCGTGGCATGCCGCTGTGGCCGGAGGGTTTCACAGGCTCGATGACCCACACAGATGGCTTGCGTGCCGCCGTGGCCGCGCCGACGACCCATGTGCGGTCAATGGGCCTTGACGCGGAGCCAGCCGAACCATTGCCGGAGCATGTGCTCACCATGATTGCCAGGGCAGGGGAGATGCCGCAGTTGTCTCGGTTGCAGGATGCTGGTATCACCTGTCCGGATCGTCTGCTGTTTTGTGCCAAAGAGGCGACGTACAAAACGTGGTTTCCTATGACGCGGCGCTGGCTCGATTTTGACCAGGCGGAAATTGATCTCCGCCTTGATGGCACGCTCATTTCGTACATCTTGGCCCGGCCCACACCCGTTCCTTTCATCACGGGTCGCTGGATTATCCGGGAAGGCTACGTCATCGTGTCCGCCTCGGTCCCGGCACTCAACTTTGACTCCTAA
- a CDS encoding DHH family phosphoesterase gives MSRTNYQSAVDALVQASSICIITHLRPDADAVGSAAALTLALRQRGKETRTVIGQRRDISANLFSIPTVDEIELVDDLPKGYDLYVTVDCGSLDRTGSVAAEIAEMAAAGRVLCIDHHASNEGFGSINVVDPVCESTTVVLLDILDRVSIQIDRVIAHCLYAGLVTDTGNFRWGRPAMHDIAARLMLYGLDTKQIALELMDSNTADDLQMIGRVLSGLSIEEAGEHRLAVLFVPYEEVASHADSAIESFVDYVRALKGTDIGVVFKEQAPQVWAVSLRSSVVNCADVALTFGGGGHVPAAGYTAHGTPEEVTAQLVGALT, from the coding sequence GTGTCACGAACCAACTACCAAAGCGCAGTGGATGCTCTGGTCCAGGCCAGCAGCATCTGTATCATCACGCACCTGCGCCCCGATGCTGACGCTGTGGGATCCGCAGCTGCGTTGACGCTTGCATTGCGTCAGCGCGGCAAGGAGACCCGTACGGTGATTGGTCAACGCCGTGATATTTCCGCCAACCTCTTTTCCATTCCAACCGTGGATGAAATTGAGCTGGTCGATGATCTCCCTAAGGGCTATGACCTGTACGTCACCGTGGACTGCGGATCGCTGGATCGCACAGGCTCAGTAGCCGCCGAGATTGCTGAGATGGCGGCTGCCGGCCGAGTCTTGTGCATTGACCATCACGCGTCCAATGAAGGCTTCGGCTCCATCAACGTGGTAGACCCCGTGTGCGAGTCCACAACGGTGGTGCTTCTGGACATCCTCGACAGAGTCTCCATTCAGATCGATCGCGTCATCGCTCACTGCCTCTACGCAGGTCTCGTGACCGATACTGGTAATTTCCGCTGGGGTCGTCCTGCGATGCATGACATTGCGGCACGCCTCATGCTCTATGGGCTTGATACCAAACAAATTGCGCTCGAGCTTATGGACTCGAACACTGCCGATGATCTGCAGATGATCGGGCGAGTGCTCTCCGGACTCAGCATCGAAGAGGCAGGGGAGCACCGCCTTGCCGTCCTCTTTGTGCCTTATGAGGAGGTTGCATCCCACGCGGATTCCGCGATTGAATCTTTCGTGGATTACGTCCGTGCCCTCAAAGGCACGGATATTGGTGTCGTGTTCAAGGAGCAGGCTCCTCAGGTGTGGGCGGTGTCCCTGCGCTCTTCCGTTGTAAACTGCGCGGACGTGGCTCTTACATTCGGTGGCGGCGGACATGTTCCGGCGGCCGGTTACACCGCACACGGCACGCCCGAGGAGGTCACCGCACAGCTAGTAGGTGCACTGACCTAA
- the rbfA gene encoding 30S ribosome-binding factor RbfA translates to MVDHARAARMAKRIQAIVASAIERQIKDRRLELVTITDARVTGDLHDATVFYTVRGKDIDAEPDFEQAAEALHRAKGQLRKIVGDQLSVRFTPTLSFELDTVPEASAHMEDLLARARARDEELAKLKEGAKPAGDANPYKTSEREED, encoded by the coding sequence ATGGTTGATCACGCACGCGCCGCACGCATGGCCAAGCGCATCCAGGCCATCGTGGCCAGTGCTATTGAACGCCAGATCAAGGATCGCCGCCTCGAACTGGTAACCATTACGGACGCCCGAGTTACCGGTGATCTGCATGATGCCACTGTGTTCTACACAGTTCGCGGTAAAGATATTGACGCTGAGCCTGACTTCGAGCAGGCGGCGGAAGCTCTGCACCGTGCCAAAGGTCAGCTGCGCAAGATCGTGGGAGATCAGCTCTCCGTGCGATTCACGCCGACGCTGTCCTTCGAACTCGATACTGTCCCGGAAGCCTCCGCACACATGGAGGATCTGCTCGCCCGCGCCCGCGCGCGCGATGAGGAGCTGGCAAAACTCAAGGAAGGCGCGAAGCCAGCAGGTGACGCTAACCCGTACAAAACCTCGGAGAGAGAAGAGGATTAA
- a CDS encoding YlxR family protein, producing MSQGQRLRTCIATRQKHPDTELLRVVADRDDPEGRRVVPDPRRRLPGRGAWIRPDLEAVALAERTRAFKRALRMSTDVDTGHVREYLAAQQQVPSAGVSPCDPELKRKTEH from the coding sequence ATGTCTCAAGGACAGCGACTCCGAACCTGTATCGCTACGCGCCAGAAGCATCCCGACACGGAACTGCTCAGGGTTGTCGCCGATAGGGACGATCCCGAAGGTCGCCGTGTCGTTCCGGACCCGCGTCGCCGGCTCCCTGGGAGGGGAGCATGGATCAGACCAGATCTGGAAGCAGTAGCGCTGGCGGAGCGAACTCGTGCCTTCAAGCGCGCGCTCCGAATGTCCACTGACGTGGACACAGGTCACGTACGTGAGTACCTTGCTGCCCAGCAGCAGGTGCCGTCGGCGGGCGTCAGTCCGTGCGACCCAGAGTTAAAAAGGAAGACCGAACACTGA
- a CDS encoding metallophosphoesterase family protein: MTTLWAVSDLHAAVRVNGERIDELVPPDPSDWLIVAGDVAERIDLVLSTLARLKNRYATVIWAPGNHELFSRGQDLYQGRNKYDRLVEGCREIGVVTPEDPFPVFGGVTVVPLFTLYDYSFRPPGTTVEHALASAKQKQIVMTDEFAIAPFVDVRAWCWDRLAYSIKRLSRVEGETVLVNHWPLVQEPTLYMRWPEVALWCGTRHTRSWPRRYNAKAVIYGHLHMPNRTNIDGVDHIEVSLGYPREWQTHGDVQQWPYPVLTIDEETGRADHA; the protein is encoded by the coding sequence ATGACCACCCTGTGGGCCGTCTCTGATCTTCACGCCGCGGTGCGCGTCAATGGTGAGCGTATTGACGAGCTCGTCCCCCCAGACCCCAGCGATTGGTTGATTGTGGCGGGGGATGTTGCCGAGCGAATCGACCTCGTGCTCAGCACCTTGGCTCGACTGAAAAACCGCTACGCCACAGTCATCTGGGCCCCAGGCAACCATGAGCTGTTCTCTCGCGGCCAAGACCTCTACCAAGGGCGCAACAAATACGATCGCCTCGTTGAGGGCTGCCGCGAAATCGGCGTCGTGACTCCGGAGGATCCATTTCCAGTCTTTGGTGGGGTCACCGTCGTACCTCTCTTTACCTTGTACGATTACAGCTTCCGCCCACCCGGAACGACGGTGGAACATGCACTCGCCAGTGCGAAGCAAAAGCAGATCGTCATGACGGATGAGTTTGCCATCGCACCGTTCGTTGATGTGCGCGCGTGGTGCTGGGACCGGCTGGCTTATTCCATCAAGCGCCTATCCCGCGTGGAAGGCGAGACCGTTCTGGTCAATCACTGGCCCTTAGTGCAGGAACCGACGCTCTATATGCGCTGGCCGGAAGTCGCACTGTGGTGTGGCACCCGCCATACAAGGTCGTGGCCGCGGCGCTATAACGCTAAGGCCGTTATCTACGGGCACCTGCACATGCCGAACCGCACCAACATCGACGGCGTGGACCACATCGAGGTGTCTCTTGGCTACCCACGTGAGTGGCAGACCCACGGCGACGTACAGCAGTGGCCGTATCCGGTGCTGACTATTGATGAGGAAACAGGGAGGGCAGATCATGCTTGA
- the nusA gene encoding transcription termination factor NusA, translated as MNIDLEALRTIQRERGVHVKDLLEAIAGALLYSYLDYRTESAETKAAGTKSRVDIDADSGAVAVIVTESDPETGEVISEYDDTPENFGRIGAQAVRDAILRKLREDEAERTYDSYSELIGTVVSGVVQRDIHANKRGVVVVQLGTEHDSQDAILLPAEQLPGEKLEHGDRVKAYVVGVNRTGAKVQITLSRTHPELVRGLFELEVPEVADGTVELIAIAREAGHRSKVSVVGHAKGLNAKGACIGPKGARVSNIMREIGGEKIDIIDFNEDPSVYVGNALAPSKVVRVEILDEEAQVAKVTVPDYQLSLAIGKEGQNARLAARLTGWKIDIHSDAARD; from the coding sequence GTGAATATTGACCTAGAGGCACTTCGTACGATTCAGCGCGAGCGTGGCGTCCACGTGAAGGACCTGCTCGAAGCCATCGCGGGTGCCCTTTTGTATTCCTATCTGGATTACCGCACCGAGTCAGCCGAGACTAAGGCAGCAGGCACGAAGTCACGTGTCGACATCGATGCAGATTCCGGCGCGGTGGCGGTCATTGTCACGGAGAGCGATCCCGAAACTGGTGAGGTCATCAGCGAATACGATGACACCCCAGAGAACTTCGGCCGCATCGGCGCGCAGGCTGTCCGTGACGCCATCCTGCGCAAGCTGCGTGAGGACGAAGCTGAGCGCACCTATGATTCCTATTCTGAGCTCATCGGCACCGTCGTGTCTGGTGTGGTGCAGCGCGACATTCACGCCAACAAGCGTGGCGTTGTTGTGGTGCAGCTGGGTACCGAGCACGATTCCCAGGACGCCATTCTCCTGCCTGCCGAACAACTGCCGGGGGAGAAGCTCGAGCATGGCGATCGTGTCAAGGCCTACGTGGTGGGCGTCAACCGCACTGGTGCGAAGGTGCAGATTACGCTGTCGCGTACTCACCCGGAGCTGGTGCGTGGTCTTTTTGAGCTGGAGGTTCCGGAGGTTGCTGATGGCACCGTTGAGCTCATCGCGATCGCCCGTGAGGCGGGGCACCGTTCCAAGGTGTCTGTCGTGGGACATGCGAAGGGCCTGAACGCCAAGGGTGCTTGTATCGGTCCCAAGGGTGCGCGAGTGAGCAACATCATGCGCGAAATTGGCGGTGAGAAGATCGACATTATCGACTTCAACGAAGATCCCAGCGTATACGTGGGCAATGCGTTGGCGCCGTCCAAGGTTGTACGCGTGGAGATCCTCGATGAAGAAGCGCAAGTGGCCAAGGTGACCGTGCCGGACTACCAACTGTCCCTAGCCATCGGCAAGGAAGGCCAGAACGCTCGTCTGGCTGCCCGCCTCACGGGCTGGAAGATTGATATTCACTCTGACGCAGCGCGTGATTAA